GAGTTATTAATCTATCCTCTTACTGCTAAGCCTTATGAATGCTGACGTTCCATAAATAATTTACTATCTTTCATAGTTGCTTTTGGATGTGAATACCATTTTCTTAATTTAACGTCATACCAAAGGTTTGAGTCTGGCTTCATTGAAGTTTCTTTATCGTTAGGAATAAATACATTTTTTGCTGCTAAAAAGGGAGCCTTACACAATGCTGGGTCGTCACTTGCTAAAACGTAACCCCACCAATTATCGAAACCATCTGTATTATCTAGATCTCTAAGTTCTTTAGCATCCATATCCCAAACCGAATACAAACCATTATACCATTTTATAGAATTGGTATGCTGTTGTTTATATACAATAAACTGGCTTCGTTTTTTTATTGCCATTATAATAGATGGACAACATGTTTTCTCCTAATTTTTTAAAGTTTACTTCGTAAATTTCAGTATCAGTATTGTTTGATTTTAAATATTTTGTTTCAGTGAATTCAGGATATTCAACGATTATAAAGTCTATCTTGTTTTTTGAACGCAAAGCGAATTTGGCTGTTAAATCTTGCGGTATTGTCATTCCAGGAACTATCCTTGTATCAAAAAGATGGTTTTTATATAGGATGTCCCGCATCTCATTATAACTATTAGCCCATTCTATTCTAAAGCCATATTCGGCCATATCGCCATTTGTTCCGTTCGGATTTAGTTATAATGTTGTATTGTCCAATTTCCAACTTCCCAATTTTTATTTGCTTGCGGCAAGTGCAGAATGAATAAATACATTACCTGTTTCATTAAAATATTCAAGTTTTGTTTCTGGTTTACTCATAACTATTAAGTATGGAGCTTCACCTGAGGGCCTTGTAAAATAAATAAACCACTATGGACTTCCAGTCCATAGTTTTTAACAAAAGAATGAAATTCTTTCTTAACATTACTCTAATATCCAGTTGCCTTTTTCCGTATTGGGCTTATCCTTGTGATGCTCAAGATATTCTTGAACCATCTCATCTGTTATCTGACCTGTACTCTATATCCAACAGCCCAAAAAGACGATCCAATACTGTTTATTTAACTTCGGAAACTCTTGTTGTAAAAGACGAGAGGAACGACCTTTTAATTTCTTTACCAACACTTACACTCATTTATGGTGGGTACTCAACGTGCATATGAATATGGTCTTTACTCACAACACCCTTTAAAATATGGACATCATTAGAATTACATATCTGTATCAACAAATCTCGACAGCGATTTTCAATATCTCCCTGTAAAACGGAATAACGATATTTTGTTACCCAAACTGAATGACAACTTAAATTACTTATCGAATGTGAATTCTTGCGGTAGTTTGACATACAACAAAACTAAAACATTTATAGAAACTAAAGTAACTGCAATGAAATTGCAGGGTTTTAACCTTTAACTTGATAATAAACGAGCCATTTTCTGCTATATGTTGGTGTTTTACAAAACCTTATTCAAAAACATAGTTTGGGTCTTCGCCACTTGGTTTTTTCCAAGGGAGCGGGATAGATAAACTTCCAATGTTCATTGGGAATTTGCTAATATTTTGAATTTTTATATTTCAATCGATGCCACCATTTTTTTACCGAAAATGAACGCTCCATCTTTATAGGCATGCCTTTTAGAAAATCAGTATAAACAGTATTTTTACCATTTTGAGTTACTGTTGTTTTATAGGTGTACAAATCTATCCAGCCTCCATAAACAATTTCATATTGTACTTCAGCCTTGCCCCAAACAGATCCGGAGTTAACAATATTCGCATGGTGTAAATCCTTAGGTGAATAAATTTTACTGATACTATCCTGATTTAGTTCAACAATAATATTAGAATCTTTTATAGTATAAATGCTTGTATTTTGACTATTTAAGTTTTTACTGCTAACTATAAAAAATACTTTTTGATGTGTAATTCATGATTATTGTTTTATTTAAAGAGGATAAGATTATTACTCAGTTCATTTTGAAATATTAGCTGTATGATGGAAATTAAGTTAGAATTACAATTTAAGCATGTATTTGTAAGTTTAAGCCTTTATTGTTACCTGAAAATTTGTGTAAATTATTTTTGTTTTTGTAGAGTAAAAGAAAAGTCCTCTGTATTAGAGGAATTTTTCATGACAAGACAAATAATTATTGAATAGAAATATTCTTTAGTTTTTTTTAGGAGAGGTTGCTTTCATGAGATTTTTTAACTCATTTTCGTTTAGAGCATAGTCATACATTTTTAGTGAAGATATATATCCCGAATAATTTTCACCAATATCTGAGGCACCAATAATTATTTTAGCATTATCAATAGCAGAGGAGAGGAGCATGTTTTGGGAATTATCTAAAACACCATCAACATAAATTTTCTCTACAACACCATCAAACGTTAAAACAATATGATGCCATTTATTAGCTTCGGGTACGTTGTTGTATTTCATGTCAAAATGACCATCTAAATGTGGTGCAGCACCGTAATGTCCACTATTATAAGCAAAAGCATTATATGAATTGGCTAACCTATATTTATATCTGTTACACCAAGAAGCTAGAATCTCACCTTCATTTGAAACCTCTGGATTTTTCACCCAAGTTGCCATAGAGTATGAACCATTCCATGCTAATTGTTCAGGAACTGGTTTATTTAACACTAAAGAGCCTTTAGTAAATTTAAAAGCTTCAATACCTTCATCATCTGTATCAATTGTTACATCTCCTTTTATAGAAAAAACACCACCTATAGACCCTTTGTTTTCAATGACTGCATTCGATTTATCTTTTGAAATCCCTTCTAAATTTAAATCAATCAACATATCATTTTTACTTCTAATAGCTGGTTTAATTTTAGACTTTTTATTTTTGAGTTGTAAAGGAATATCAAACAACGAGCTATAAACTTTTATATTCCAAACAGCAGCGTATAATCCTGATTTTTCTGTTCCTGAAATGGTTAACTTAATATAACGTGCATTTACGTTATTGTCATCAATCATAGGACTTCCAGAGGTTTGATCATTGGATTTATTCGAATACATTTCCCAGGTTTTCCCATCTTCAGAATATTCTAAAGTATATTGGTAATAATAACTAGCAAATTCAAATTGCGTCATGACTCTGGCTACTTCTTGCACAGAACCTAAATCGATCGTTAAATTTTGTGGTAGTGAATTATCGCCTGCTTTCCACATGGTTGCATTATTATTATCGATAGCAAATTCAGACATATAATTATAATCGTATTCTAGTGATTTTAAATGATAAGAAGAAGATGCGGTTACCCTAGTATTATACGCAATATTTTCTGGCACTTTAGAATTTACAATATTTTCGATGCCTTTCATGGTTGGCACAACGGTTTTTATGGTAGAATCGTTTTCAAAAATCATTTTGTCAATACACACTTGTCTTGACAGTCCACCGCGTGTCATTGGGTAATCGTGCTTATGGTATACGATGTAATAATCGTCACCATCCTGCAAAACCGAGTGATGTCCAGGACCGTGTGTTGTTTTATCTTCATTAGTACTTAAAATAGGATTATTTTCTCCTGGAGTAAATGGTCCATAAGGGCTATCTGCATATGAGTACATAACTTTATACGTTTCGTCATGACAAGACTCTCCCGAATACATAAAAATATATTTATCTCCTTTTTTCATCAAATATGCTGCCTCAAAAGAATTTGGAGTTTGTTCTAAAGGAATATTGGTGGAATTCACCATGTCTTTCATGGTATTTGTATCTAATTCACCAACCGCATAACCGCCATTGTAATGTACCCAAGTACCCCAATAACCATATACTTTCCCATCGGTATCAGTAAAAAATTGAGCATCTAATGAAGGAAAACCATCTCTTGGATATCCGTTTGGAATAACGGGCTTATCATTTTCGTCTAACTTTGTCCAAGGTCCCACGGGAGTATCAGACACATAGCCATATATGTTACAACCAATTTCACAGTTGCCGAAGTATAAATAATATTTACCATCCTTTCCCTTTACAATATCTGGAGCCCAGAAATTTGTAATAGGCATATTTGTAAAAGAAGGAATCTCCATCGTATAATTATACCAATTTTGTAAATCGTTACTATACCAGACAGTAGGAGCTCCTGAAGCTAACATTTCATTATCTGTAGTGGCATAGATATAATAGATATCCCCAAACTTTTTAATAGTTGGGTCTGCATAATAACCAGGTAGAATAGGGTTACTTGAAAAATTAGGCAAACTATCTGATACTTTTTCTTTACAACTTGTAAACAAATATGTGGTAATAAAGAAGATGAAAAACACTGATTTTTTAAGCATCGTATTTATATGTTTTTTTAAAATTTTAGAACTATACTTAATTGGTTTTTAAGCACAAAACACCCCTATTAACAAATATAAAATACTATTATTTTAATCGGTGTTAATTATTACCTCATATATTGTAAATATTAGCTTTTCGCTTTTTCGAATTACTTTTGAAATAATTTATAGAAGTATGAAGCTGCGACCAAATCTTCTAAAGCATGACCTACAGACTTAAACAATGTAATTTCAGAATCAGAAGTTCGACCAGATTTTATGTTACTACATAATTCGAACAAATCTGCTTTAATAGTTTCTTTAGATAAAATCCCTTTTGATAATGGTATGGCTATATCTCCACTTTCTTTTAATCCGCCTTGGTAGGTATCTAAAAAAACATTCGATTTTTTTATAGCTTCATCATCGGCTTCTCTAGTATCTTTTTTATAAGCACCTACTAAATCGACATGCTGGCCTTTTTTTAACCATTTACCTAAAACTAAAGGGGTAGGAGATAAGGTTGCAGAAGAAA
The nucleotide sequence above comes from Flavobacteriaceae bacterium HL-DH10. Encoded proteins:
- a CDS encoding family 43 glycosylhydrolase, encoding MLKKSVFFIFFITTYLFTSCKEKVSDSLPNFSSNPILPGYYADPTIKKFGDIYYIYATTDNEMLASGAPTVWYSNDLQNWYNYTMEIPSFTNMPITNFWAPDIVKGKDGKYYLYFGNCEIGCNIYGYVSDTPVGPWTKLDENDKPVIPNGYPRDGFPSLDAQFFTDTDGKVYGYWGTWVHYNGGYAVGELDTNTMKDMVNSTNIPLEQTPNSFEAAYLMKKGDKYIFMYSGESCHDETYKVMYSYADSPYGPFTPGENNPILSTNEDKTTHGPGHHSVLQDGDDYYIVYHKHDYPMTRGGLSRQVCIDKMIFENDSTIKTVVPTMKGIENIVNSKVPENIAYNTRVTASSSYHLKSLEYDYNYMSEFAIDNNNATMWKAGDNSLPQNLTIDLGSVQEVARVMTQFEFASYYYQYTLEYSEDGKTWEMYSNKSNDQTSGSPMIDDNNVNARYIKLTISGTEKSGLYAAVWNIKVYSSLFDIPLQLKNKKSKIKPAIRSKNDMLIDLNLEGISKDKSNAVIENKGSIGGVFSIKGDVTIDTDDEGIEAFKFTKGSLVLNKPVPEQLAWNGSYSMATWVKNPEVSNEGEILASWCNRYKYRLANSYNAFAYNSGHYGAAPHLDGHFDMKYNNVPEANKWHHIVLTFDGVVEKIYVDGVLDNSQNMLLSSAIDNAKIIIGASDIGENYSGYISSLKMYDYALNENELKNLMKATSPKKN
- a CDS encoding DUF5695 domain-containing protein; this encodes MAEYGFRIEWANSYNEMRDILYKNHLFDTRIVPGMTIPQDLTAKFALRSKNKIDFIIVEYPEFTETKYLKSNNTDTEIYEVNFKKLGENMLSIYYNGNKKTKPVYCI